The Campylobacter sp. CN_NE2 genome contains a region encoding:
- the rfaD gene encoding ADP-glyceromanno-heptose 6-epimerase yields MRIVITGGGGFIGSNLAKHFMAEHEVLVVDSFRSNKTFSNGNLRSFGHFKNLLGFDGEIYCGDICDEKTMQKIRHFKPDVIFHEAAISDTTVSEQDELLKVNLNSFYDLLEISRDLNAKLIYASSAATYGNASAPQKVFECENPNNVYGFSKLMMDKTALKFDKEFGTKTIGLRYFNVYGGGEFFKNKTASMVLVFGLQILGGNAPKLFVGSDKIFRDFIYIRDIINANELAMKSDTNGIFNVGTGNARSFQDIADILQNELGTSCGNEYIPNPFSSQYQFFTQADIEPTKMALGYTPKWTLEAGIKDYLPEIIKIHESLKNG; encoded by the coding sequence ATGAGAATAGTTATCACAGGCGGCGGCGGATTTATCGGCTCAAATTTAGCAAAACACTTTATGGCTGAACATGAAGTTTTGGTGGTCGATAGCTTTCGCTCAAACAAAACTTTTAGCAACGGCAACTTACGAAGTTTCGGGCATTTTAAAAATTTGCTAGGATTTGACGGGGAGATTTATTGTGGCGACATTTGCGATGAAAAGACAATGCAAAAAATTAGGCACTTCAAACCTGATGTTATTTTCCACGAAGCAGCCATTTCCGATACGACCGTGAGCGAACAAGACGAACTTTTAAAGGTAAATTTAAACTCATTTTATGATCTGCTTGAAATTTCGCGTGATTTAAATGCAAAGCTCATTTATGCAAGCTCAGCAGCAACTTATGGTAATGCTAGTGCCCCACAAAAGGTATTTGAATGCGAAAATCCAAACAATGTTTATGGTTTTAGCAAACTTATGATGGATAAAACGGCTTTGAAATTTGATAAAGAATTTGGCACCAAAACTATTGGTTTAAGGTATTTTAATGTCTATGGCGGTGGCGAATTTTTCAAAAACAAAACCGCTTCAATGGTGCTTGTGTTTGGTTTGCAAATTTTGGGCGGAAACGCACCAAAACTCTTTGTCGGAAGCGATAAAATTTTTAGAGATTTTATCTATATAAGAGATATTATTAACGCTAACGAACTTGCCATGAAATCAGATACTAACGGCATTTTTAATGTCGGAACAGGAAATGCTAGAAGCTTCCAAGACATAGCCGACATTTTACAAAACGAACTTGGCACGAGTTGCGGCAATGAATATATCCCAAATCCATTTAGCTCACAATATCAGTTTTTCACACAAGCCGACATTGAGCCAACCAAAATGGCACTTGGTTATACGCCAAAATGGACACTAGAAGCAGGGATCAAGGATTATCTACCTGAAATAATTAAAATTCATGAGAGTTTGAAAAATGGCTAA
- the gmhB gene encoding D-glycero-beta-D-manno-heptose 1,7-bisphosphate 7-phosphatase yields the protein MNKAIFLDRDGVINEDSGYVSKIADFHFIDGVFEALKGFKKLGFLLIIVTNQSGIGRGFYSLGDFENLNKFMLEEFAKNAVFIDKVYFCPHSPEFGCECRKPRAGMILQAINEFKIDPKNSVLIGDKPSDIEAAKNANLANAYQIGIDGANLYEIYEKIKDNL from the coding sequence ATGAATAAGGCTATTTTTTTGGATCGGGACGGAGTTATAAACGAAGATAGCGGATATGTAAGCAAAATCGCTGATTTTCATTTTATTGACGGCGTTTTTGAAGCGTTAAAAGGCTTTAAAAAGCTTGGTTTTTTGCTTATCATCGTTACAAATCAATCAGGCATCGGCAGAGGTTTTTATAGTCTTGGAGATTTTGAAAATTTAAATAAATTTATGCTCGAAGAATTCGCTAAAAACGCCGTTTTTATCGATAAAGTTTATTTTTGTCCGCATAGCCCCGAATTTGGTTGCGAGTGCAGAAAACCGCGTGCAGGTATGATTTTGCAAGCGATAAACGAATTTAAAATAGATCCGAAAAATTCGGTCTTAATCGGCGATAAGCCTAGCGATATAGAAGCAGCCAAAAATGCGAATTTGGCAAATGCTTATCAAATAGGTATTGACGGAGCAAATTTATATGAAATTTATGAAAAAATAAAGGATAATTTATGA
- a CDS encoding DUF2325 domain-containing protein, with protein sequence MRVLVIGADEITPIKAVLRNLGAKDIEHWDARNENRVNRKPIPAGTDCVVMLTSFLNHNTMKKIKSETKKLKIPLVCAKRSVSCVYCEYCKVFNLNQEFSCSSCAE encoded by the coding sequence ATGAGAGTTTTGGTTATCGGGGCTGATGAAATAACTCCCATAAAGGCAGTTTTAAGGAATTTAGGCGCAAAAGATATAGAGCACTGGGACGCTAGAAACGAAAATAGGGTAAATCGAAAGCCAATTCCCGCTGGAACTGACTGCGTGGTTATGCTAACAAGTTTTTTAAATCACAACACTATGAAAAAAATCAAAAGTGAAACTAAAAAACTAAAAATTCCGTTAGTTTGCGCTAAAAGAAGCGTTAGCTGCGTGTATTGTGAGTATTGTAAGGTTTTTAATTTAAATCAAGAATTTTCTTGCTCGTCGTGTGCGGAGTAA
- the fldA gene encoding flavodoxin FldA: MVGIIFGSSMGNTEDAAKAISACLGLENEVVNVADISPSDLNKFSSLIIGSSTWNDGELQDDWADFDFDGLEVSGKVVAIFGMGDSSSYSDAYCNAMGELYEKFVAKGAKIVGAVATDGYEFDDSNAVKDGKFVGLALDNDNQSDLTQSRIEAWVGQIKSELA; the protein is encoded by the coding sequence ATGGTAGGAATTATTTTTGGTAGTTCTATGGGAAATACAGAGGACGCCGCAAAGGCGATTTCTGCGTGTTTGGGTTTAGAAAACGAGGTGGTAAATGTCGCCGACATAAGTCCTAGCGATTTAAACAAATTCTCATCGCTTATTATCGGAAGTTCGACCTGGAACGACGGCGAGTTACAAGATGACTGGGCGGATTTCGATTTTGACGGGCTTGAAGTATCAGGCAAAGTTGTTGCGATTTTTGGTATGGGCGATAGTTCGAGCTATTCGGATGCTTATTGCAATGCAATGGGCGAACTTTACGAAAAATTCGTTGCAAAAGGTGCTAAAATAGTTGGTGCAGTCGCCACCGACGGATATGAATTCGATGATAGTAACGCAGTAAAAGACGGCAAATTTGTAGGCTTAGCACTTGATAACGACAATCAAAGCGACTTGACGCAATCTCGCATAGAAGCGTGGGTGGGACAGATAAAATCTGAACTTGCATAA
- the luxS gene encoding S-ribosylhomocysteine lyase — protein MPLLDSFKVDHTKMQAPGVRLAKTMKSKKGDIISVFDLRFCRPNYEILGEKGIHTLEHLFAGFMREHLNSSEVEIIDISPMGCRTGFYMSLLGNPSESSVISAWKASMKDILNVASQSQIPELNPYQCGTYKMHSLDEAKLIAKNILNRGICVIKNDDIKLDLSLIKNS, from the coding sequence ATGCCGTTACTTGATAGCTTCAAAGTCGATCATACTAAAATGCAAGCTCCCGGCGTTCGCCTAGCAAAAACGATGAAAAGCAAAAAAGGCGACATTATCAGCGTTTTTGATTTGCGTTTTTGCAGACCGAACTACGAAATTTTAGGCGAAAAGGGAATTCACACGCTTGAACATCTGTTTGCAGGATTTATGCGAGAACATCTAAATTCTAGCGAAGTCGAAATAATCGACATTTCGCCTATGGGTTGCAGGACGGGCTTTTATATGAGTTTGCTTGGAAATCCTAGCGAAAGCTCGGTTATTTCGGCGTGGAAAGCTTCTATGAAAGATATTTTAAATGTCGCTTCGCAAAGCCAAATTCCGGAACTAAATCCGTATCAATGTGGAACTTACAAAATGCATAGCTTAGATGAAGCAAAGCTTATCGCCAAAAACATTTTAAATCGCGGAATTTGTGTGATTAAAAATGATGATATAAAGCTTGATTTATCACTTATAAAAAATAGCTGA
- a CDS encoding transporter substrate-binding domain-containing protein, with the protein MKKISLCVALLASVLTGSFADSLDEIRENKHIRIGVYEAEPPFGKQLEDGSFEGFEVELAKVLADRIFEGNGGEIELIPVTNEVRFPMLQKNEADMIVAAVSVTEDRKPLADFSMPYFSVNLGILTKKSSKITSLQEFNEKKLGALKKTTGEAFAMKKALNMVYCNDSVDCYQKLKSGEIDGYVNNNLFVYAYPILDDSVEVPLGNLGNTVFLAIAVQKGNETLLNFINQELIKLSKEGFFKEAYNNTFEPFYKGTVNKKYFLLDDLYNSFF; encoded by the coding sequence ATGAAAAAAATTTCATTGTGTGTGGCGTTATTGGCGTCAGTATTGACAGGCTCATTTGCGGATTCATTAGATGAAATTCGCGAAAACAAACATATCAGGATCGGCGTTTATGAAGCTGAACCGCCGTTTGGCAAACAGCTAGAAGACGGCAGTTTCGAAGGATTTGAAGTCGAACTTGCAAAAGTTTTGGCTGATAGAATTTTTGAAGGAAACGGTGGCGAAATAGAATTAATTCCCGTTACAAACGAGGTGCGTTTTCCTATGCTTCAAAAAAACGAAGCCGACATGATCGTAGCTGCGGTTAGTGTTACAGAAGATAGAAAACCTTTGGCTGATTTTTCGATGCCGTATTTTTCGGTAAATTTGGGAATTCTAACTAAAAAATCATCAAAGATCACTTCACTTCAAGAGTTCAACGAAAAAAAACTAGGCGCGCTTAAAAAGACCACAGGTGAAGCCTTTGCTATGAAAAAGGCTCTAAATATGGTTTATTGCAACGATTCTGTTGATTGTTATCAAAAATTAAAAAGCGGAGAGATTGACGGCTATGTCAATAACAACCTTTTCGTTTATGCTTACCCGATTTTAGATGATAGTGTTGAAGTTCCATTGGGAAATCTTGGAAATACCGTATTTTTGGCGATTGCAGTGCAAAAAGGAAATGAAACTCTTTTAAATTTCATTAACCAAGAACTTATAAAACTTAGCAAAGAAGGCTTTTTTAAAGAAGCTTACAACAACACTTTTGAGCCGTTTTATAAAGGCACGGTCAATAAAAAATACTTCTTGCTAGATGATTTGTATAATTCATTTTTCTAA
- the dut gene encoding dUTPase — translation MQNLAKIKEMFLMQQRLNDETNGLGWEDGYTKNGKLISWKRCIYMECAELIDSFAWKHWKNIAAPIDTHNVVIEIVDIWHFVMSLVLEKSHKNSSIDEIVSDITMISGYGDFISHAYNINDYNIYEIINDIEILIHQTSGFSIDIYELLTNYFRVALKCGVNLDILFEVYIGKNVLNKFRQDNGYKEGTYKKSWNGVEDNVALGEILNSGICGVDEIYNELQKKYNEAK, via the coding sequence ATGCAAAATTTAGCGAAAATAAAAGAAATGTTTTTAATGCAACAACGCCTAAATGACGAAACTAACGGGCTTGGCTGGGAAGACGGATACACAAAAAACGGCAAACTTATCAGCTGGAAAAGGTGCATTTATATGGAGTGCGCCGAGTTGATCGACAGCTTTGCGTGGAAGCACTGGAAAAATATTGCTGCACCAATCGACACACACAATGTCGTTATCGAAATAGTCGATATTTGGCACTTTGTGATGAGTTTGGTTTTGGAAAAAAGCCATAAAAATAGCAGTATCGATGAAATCGTCAGCGACATAACGATGATAAGCGGATACGGGGATTTTATCTCTCACGCATACAATATAAATGATTACAATATCTATGAAATTATAAATGATATTGAAATTCTAATCCACCAAACAAGCGGATTTAGTATCGATATTTATGAGCTTTTGACAAATTATTTTAGAGTTGCGCTTAAATGCGGCGTAAATTTAGACATTTTGTTCGAAGTTTATATCGGAAAAAATGTGCTAAATAAATTCCGCCAAGACAACGGCTACAAGGAAGGAACTTACAAAAAATCGTGGAACGGCGTGGAAGATAATGTCGCTCTTGGCGAGATTTTAAACAGCGGAATTTGTGGCGTTGATGAAATTTATAATGAGCTTCAAAAAAAATATAACGAAGCAAAATAA
- a CDS encoding EI24 domain-containing protein, producing the protein MGKIFDISIKDFLTKKFILLSLLPLLGAVLVLGILAFFGGKEGFENLQIAIANGDFTLLQNYPIISKILNYSITKWIIGAFFYIAGTFLVLIFSVIIAVIIAGFLTPVVTKEINLRHYNLERQNEVSFLKVVKLMATSLLKFIAIFLICLVFYFVPILNLFIINVPFFYLFYKFLLIDVASNSLNKERFEKIYKKGGGYKFTLSCFLFYLLCLIPLVGLFLQLFFVIFLSHILYQNEQKFGVKKKFNEIK; encoded by the coding sequence ATGGGTAAAATTTTTGATATTTCCATAAAAGATTTTTTAACCAAAAAATTTATTTTACTTTCGCTTTTACCGCTTTTGGGCGCTGTTTTGGTGCTAGGAATTTTAGCATTTTTTGGTGGAAAAGAGGGCTTTGAGAATTTACAAATCGCCATTGCAAACGGCGATTTTACGCTACTTCAAAACTATCCGATAATCTCAAAAATTTTAAATTATAGCATTACAAAATGGATAATCGGAGCGTTTTTTTATATAGCAGGAACCTTTTTGGTGCTGATTTTTTCGGTTATCATCGCCGTTATTATCGCAGGATTTTTAACGCCTGTGGTAACAAAAGAGATAAATTTACGCCATTATAATCTCGAAAGGCAAAATGAAGTAAGTTTTTTGAAAGTAGTAAAATTAATGGCTACTTCGCTTTTAAAATTTATCGCTATTTTCCTTATTTGCTTGGTTTTTTACTTTGTACCGATTTTAAATTTATTCATCATAAATGTGCCGTTTTTTTACCTTTTTTACAAATTTTTACTCATCGATGTGGCGTCAAACTCGCTAAATAAAGAGCGATTTGAAAAAATTTACAAAAAAGGCGGCGGATATAAATTTACGCTAAGCTGTTTTTTGTTTTATCTGCTTTGTTTAATTCCCTTAGTGGGGCTTTTCTTACAACTTTTCTTTGTGATTTTTTTAAGCCATATTTTATATCAAAATGAGCAAAAATTTGGCGTAAAAAAGAAATTTAATGAAATTAAATAG
- a CDS encoding branched-chain amino acid transporter permease: protein MSEYFPYLIVAGVATMLTRFLPYWIFKRKSENRTLAHLQRHSGLIIMAILTIYGLKSIGFNLNLNGAIMAFCLALTFILHKIWHNFLLSITIPTILYMILLRIL from the coding sequence ATGAGCGAATATTTTCCTTATTTGATTGTCGCAGGAGTTGCTACTATGCTAACGCGATTTTTGCCGTATTGGATCTTTAAACGCAAAAGTGAAAACCGCACATTAGCGCATTTGCAAAGACATAGCGGTTTGATTATAATGGCGATTTTGACGATTTATGGATTAAAATCAATTGGATTTAATCTAAATTTAAATGGCGCCATTATGGCGTTTTGTTTGGCTTTAACTTTTATTTTACACAAAATTTGGCATAACTTTCTACTCAGTATCACGATACCGACGATTTTGTATATGATTTTACTTCGAATTTTGTGA
- a CDS encoding AzlC family ABC transporter permease → MSKKEIFKNTIPVMLGYIPLGFAFGIYGASSGVPAWVLVIACFMLYAGSGQFVLVAFIVAKATLIEVFLISFLLNFRHFFYTMTLLDDIKKLKNRIYFIYALTDETFALLVSRKKTQNENTNLVFNLTALLDQSYWVIGVTLGAIFGNILPVKFDGVEFSLVALFAILTYELFKANPNHKVLSIGFAIAFIGLFAFPSQYFLFGSLILATAILAVFRRYL, encoded by the coding sequence ATGAGTAAAAAAGAAATCTTTAAAAACACAATTCCTGTAATGCTTGGGTATATTCCGCTTGGATTTGCATTTGGCATTTACGGCGCTAGTAGCGGGGTTCCTGCGTGGGTTTTAGTCATTGCTTGTTTTATGCTTTATGCAGGAAGTGGTCAGTTTGTCTTGGTAGCTTTTATAGTCGCAAAAGCCACGCTTATCGAAGTTTTCTTAATCTCATTTTTACTAAATTTTAGACATTTTTTCTACACGATGACCTTGCTAGATGATATAAAAAAACTTAAAAATCGCATTTATTTTATCTATGCTTTAACGGACGAGACCTTTGCTCTGCTAGTTTCTCGCAAAAAAACCCAAAACGAAAACACGAATTTGGTTTTTAATCTAACCGCACTTTTAGATCAAAGCTACTGGGTAATCGGCGTAACGCTCGGAGCGATTTTTGGAAATATTTTGCCTGTTAAATTTGACGGCGTTGAATTTAGCCTTGTGGCACTTTTTGCGATACTAACTTACGAACTTTTCAAAGCAAATCCAAACCACAAAGTGCTATCTATTGGATTTGCAATTGCATTTATCGGACTTTTTGCATTTCCAAGCCAATACTTTTTATTTGGTTCGCTTATCTTGGCAACTGCGATTTTAGCGGTATTTAGGCGGTATTTATGA
- a CDS encoding acyl-CoA thioesterase, with product MQDIGEAVIKIIAMPSDTNPAGNIFGGWILSQIDLAGSVAAKEFAPERVVTISMKEVVFKQPVFIGDLVVCHAKIIKVGTTSITVIVNVTAERYCKESHARICQHVTSAEVTYVAVDSLGNKIVIDPDLKRSRGF from the coding sequence ATGCAAGATATAGGTGAAGCAGTTATTAAAATCATCGCTATGCCCTCAGATACAAATCCGGCAGGAAATATTTTTGGTGGTTGGATTTTATCTCAAATAGACTTGGCAGGAAGCGTTGCAGCAAAAGAATTTGCACCTGAACGAGTGGTTACGATTTCTATGAAGGAAGTCGTTTTTAAACAGCCTGTTTTTATAGGCGATTTGGTTGTTTGCCATGCAAAAATTATCAAAGTAGGAACAACTTCGATAACAGTTATCGTAAATGTAACAGCTGAGAGATATTGCAAAGAAAGCCACGCTAGAATTTGTCAGCATGTAACAAGCGCCGAAGTTACCTATGTAGCGGTTGATTCGCTAGGAAATAAAATCGTAATTGACCCTGATTTAAAACGATCTAGGGGATTTTAA
- the ciaB gene encoding invasion protein CiaB, producing MNDYEKLNLLVEESKAVLNALYKDLDNDFVKKGLKICGFSGRKSQKVAILRRIVDLKVDPLMSEFKKLRFSKTKCEKLREEMYDFTRMIHEDLHRELINKIGKAKILEEFYFQLIVGVHKIGLIINEFQKDWQKRIIDTTNKRIAAKFSNFSDAKKFISENRLYQKTPRDEICDRSYGAVVENEGRYRFVPYAVAFKSQVLRIEHAFEIVLAKLSELENCAEHRAYITYLVKLKEAFLQADNDKVIGAWRDAEIAWMDIKTPIQIGHPLEYYEDIYTHAVALEWDIRLARASKFDGNKFKAQTKETFDKIYKKIEANNQIMHSLVNSNIDKTQLYISTPMIYYGADLNGLFSAQVVPNDEFVSSNCGKKIFAFVDFVYENAKARPFMKLTSEIFDKTYLNFGRAILFKHPEIWRRVYEISTIGHEFGHIFFIDEDTENLMNKSGVFKYIEEYKATTGGLMNFFLHEEDSLKMAVLDELIRRSVSLIAWQRVDDVKAYYCESLIHLSVLFDSGVLNFLEGKLLLNFSKESYENFKKKCISNYEKLAKIYAYKVDAKKFLSEFTIMENGYYFPKDEKVREFVKFYYKRHEEIGNETDDSGEREKWI from the coding sequence ATGAACGATTACGAAAAGTTAAATTTGTTAGTCGAAGAGAGCAAGGCTGTGCTCAATGCGCTTTATAAGGACTTGGATAACGATTTTGTTAAAAAAGGATTGAAAATTTGCGGATTTAGCGGGAGAAAATCGCAAAAAGTCGCTATTTTAAGACGCATTGTTGATTTAAAAGTAGATCCTTTAATGAGCGAATTTAAAAAACTTAGATTTAGTAAAACAAAGTGCGAAAAGTTGCGCGAAGAGATGTATGATTTTACGCGCATGATCCACGAAGATTTACACAGAGAACTTATAAATAAAATCGGTAAAGCAAAAATTTTAGAAGAATTTTATTTTCAACTTATCGTCGGGGTTCATAAAATCGGGCTAATCATCAATGAATTTCAAAAAGACTGGCAAAAAAGGATAATCGATACGACAAATAAAAGAATTGCTGCTAAGTTTTCAAATTTTAGTGACGCAAAAAAATTTATTTCTGAAAATAGACTTTATCAAAAAACGCCAAGAGATGAGATTTGCGACCGTTCTTATGGTGCAGTTGTAGAAAATGAAGGAAGATATAGATTTGTGCCGTATGCGGTTGCATTTAAAAGCCAAGTTTTGCGTATAGAACACGCATTTGAAATAGTTTTAGCTAAGCTTAGCGAGTTAGAAAATTGCGCAGAACATAGAGCCTATATAACTTACTTGGTAAAATTAAAAGAAGCATTTTTGCAAGCCGATAATGACAAGGTTATCGGTGCATGGCGAGATGCAGAAATAGCGTGGATGGATATAAAAACTCCGATTCAAATAGGACATCCGCTTGAATATTACGAAGATATTTACACGCACGCAGTGGCGTTGGAGTGGGACATTCGCCTTGCAAGGGCGTCTAAATTTGACGGAAATAAATTTAAAGCCCAAACCAAAGAGACATTTGATAAAATTTACAAAAAAATTGAAGCAAACAACCAAATAATGCACTCTTTGGTGAATTCAAACATAGATAAAACGCAACTTTATATCTCAACTCCGATGATTTACTATGGGGCTGATTTAAACGGACTTTTTTCAGCCCAAGTCGTGCCAAATGACGAATTTGTAAGCTCAAACTGCGGTAAAAAAATCTTTGCGTTTGTGGATTTTGTTTATGAAAATGCAAAAGCAAGACCGTTTATGAAGCTAACTAGCGAAATTTTTGATAAAACTTATCTAAATTTTGGTAGGGCGATTTTGTTTAAACACCCTGAAATTTGGCGTAGAGTTTATGAAATTTCGACTATCGGGCATGAATTTGGACATATATTTTTCATCGATGAAGATACCGAAAATTTGATGAATAAAAGCGGAGTTTTTAAATATATAGAAGAATATAAAGCTACCACGGGTGGGCTAATGAATTTCTTTTTGCACGAAGAAGATAGCCTAAAAATGGCAGTTTTAGACGAGCTTATTCGCCGAAGCGTGAGTTTGATTGCTTGGCAAAGGGTCGATGATGTCAAGGCGTATTATTGCGAGAGTTTAATCCATCTAAGTGTTCTTTTTGATAGCGGTGTTTTAAACTTTTTAGAAGGAAAATTGCTTTTAAATTTTAGCAAAGAAAGTTATGAAAATTTTAAGAAAAAATGTATTAGCAATTATGAAAAACTAGCGAAAATTTATGCTTATAAAGTCGATGCTAAGAAGTTTTTGAGCGAATTTACCATTATGGAAAACGGATATTATTTTCCAAAAGATGAAAAAGTGCGAGAATTTGTAAAATTTTATTACAAACGCCATGAAGAAATCGGCAACGAAACCGACGATAGTGGCGAAAGAGAAAAATGGATTTAA